The following proteins are co-located in the Neodiprion virginianus isolate iyNeoVirg1 chromosome 6, iyNeoVirg1.1, whole genome shotgun sequence genome:
- the LOC124307616 gene encoding tektin-2 isoform X1 produces the protein MAKSVTTYEKPTPHISLPDWYAKQWELQQSANTRRNDAFELRNAARQIRSETKIKTEWDTYVNNTRLADRVTELSRWRELTEKQLEKLNHEIQLLKDERSDTEKELENLNLPLQVTAECISMRDCRRGTELTYDEANDELKKELCVIEGVKQLLTNRVQAAWEKLNRLEEVKFKVGLDLQDKIDTIEIDTENLNLNRTCANISYKPNALRTPKKTISYEAWKDHCRYSKLLADNEMSDTYNFREAMQVVRERARNDIRAQQDVSDFTLRKRIYQTQKARNELDWQKMKMQKEMDIMLKEIARLEDALLAKIDAIKCAETRLENRTYRPGFELCRDEADLGLKDEVLQLRQTREDLINKINCAKATYNGLESLLIRIDKNLDDKQHSLMTDIMCLDMRARLKTGDRAPLANETDRNIVLTRMEQEIPIES, from the exons ATGGCTAAATCTGTAACCACGTATGAGAAGCCTACGCCACATATTA GCTTACCGGATTGGTATGCAAAGCAATGGGAACTTCAGCAATCTGCCAATACCCGTAGGAATGACGCCTTTGAATTACGCAATGCAGCCCGTCAGATACGCtcagaaacaaaaattaaaaccgAATGGGATACGTACGTGAATAATACTCGACTAGCAGATCG AGTTACTGAACTGTCAAGATGGCGTGAACTCACTGAAAAACAACTTGAGAAATTAAATCATGAAATACAACTTTTGAAAGATGAACGTAGCGACACTGAAAAAGAGTTGGAAAACTTGAACTTGCCACTCCAAGTTACTGCTGAGTGTATTTCGATGAGAGATTGCAGAAGGGGTACGGAACTAACTTATGACGAGGCTAATGATGAGTTGAAAAAGGAGCTTTGTGTTATCGAAGGCGTTAAGCAGTTATTAACCAATAG AGTTCAAGCGGCATGGGAAAAGTTGAACCGTTTGGAAGAAGTAAAGTTTAAAGTTGGACTCGATTTGCAAGACAAAATTGACACCATTGAAATTGACACAGAAAATCTGAACTTAAACCGTACTTGTGCTAATATTAGCTATAAACCAAATGCTTTGAGGACACCAAAAAA AACTATCTCTTACGAAGCATGGAAGGACCACTGTCGCTACTCCAAACTTTTAGCTGATAACGAAATGAGTGACACATACAATTTTCGAGAGGCCATGCAAGTTGTTAGAGAAAGAGCCAGGAATGATATAAGAGCTCAGCAAGATGTCTCAGACTTTACGTTGCGAAAGAGAATATATCAAACGCAAAAAGCGCGAAACGAACTAGACtggcaaaaaatgaaa ATGCAAAAGGAAATGGATATAATGTTGAAAGAGATAGCAAGATTGGAAGATGCACTTTTGGCTAAAATTGATGCAATTAAGTGTGCTGAGACAAGATTGGAAAATCGTACATATCGTCCGGGTTTTGAGCTTTGTAGAGATGAGGCAGATTTGGGGCTCAAGGATGAAGTATTGCAATTAAGACAAACTCGAGAAGAtcttataaataaaatcaattgtGCGAA AGCAACATACAACGGCTTGGAATCACTCCTGATTCGAATTGACAAAAACTTGGATGACAAGCAGCATTCTCTGATGACAGACATCATGTGCTTGGATATGAGAGCTCGATTAAAAACAGGCGACCGCGCACCATTGGCCAATGAAACTGATCGCAATATAGTGCTGACGCGCATGGAGCAAGAAATACCAATTGAATCataa
- the LOC124307615 gene encoding U3 small nucleolar RNA-associated protein 6 homolog, whose translation MAEFVEKRCEDMIPELEQLERIKIFDKNEIRGIAKKRKEYEYKIQRHTKCKEDYLRYIQYEMDLLKLIRQRRDKLGINQKKSDIDYTIANKVNVLYKQAIFKFQDDLRFWIAYMKFCKHVRFHSSISRMMGRMLQVHQDKPKCWHIAARWEAEEAHNIQNARQFLLRGLHFHPDSQLLFTDAFKLELSEALANKQNASSVNDTPTPAANDEDVPIELKRAYVIYLQAFKRIKDIKFIIDLLNIAKEHSNTEKIQNKIVSDIVEEYAHEPLMWDTMARRELEGLVLPSGNDTPMEIDSTAQSSLRDRISLCNEVYQTAVKKIKTEEMWSLYIDCILEINHETGSLPNYKRKLLRNALTQAHQAGKLREKYYLQWIGMLSTNKKDENDQKRLYEVLCWATDALPKSVDLWQARLRYHLAFGQEDSATAAFVKATEILGEKSLPLWKMRLLHVQTKSPEETEQIFQAALQEGPTIAKDMKPTYIEWLVLTKSIQVARKVYDNLCLQPPPCLELHKKMAAIEMMQPEVSLKHARRPHEMATLQFGKTNTDVWMDYIMFELKAGDPKKVGEIHVRAVKTLEAVLTDNFISEFSLIKTNSDAIEQVQ comes from the exons TACCAAGTGCAAGGAAGACTATTTGCGCTATATACAGTACGAGATGGACTTGCTCAAACTTATTAGACAACGTAGAGAT AAACTAGgtataaatcaaaaaaaatcaGACATCGACTACACCATTGCAAATAAAGTCAACGTACTGTATAAGCAAGCTATTTTCAAGTTCCAAGATGATTTGAGATTCTGGATTGCTtatatgaaattttgtaaacatgTT cgTTTTCACAGCAGTATTAGTCGCATGATGGGAAGAATGTTGCAAGTTCACCAAGATAAGCCAAAATGTTGGCACATCGCTGCACGGTGGGAAGCGGAAGAGGCACACAACATTCAAAATGCACGACAGTTCTTGCTAAGGGGTCTACATTTTCATCCAGATTCTCAGTTACTCTTTACTGATGCTTTTAA ATTAGAATTGTCAGAGGCTTTGGCTAACAAACAAAACGCTTCAAGTGTCAACGATACCCCAACACCAGCTGCAAACGATGAAGATGTGCCTATCGAGTTGAAACGAGCCTACGTCATATATCTACAAGCGTTCAAACGCATTAaagatattaaatttataatagaTTTGTTGAATATTGCAAAGGAACATAGcaatactgaaaaaattcagaacaaAATTGTCTC TGATATCGTGGAAGAATATGCTCACGAACCTCTGATGTGGGATACAATGGCTCGGCGGGAACTTGAAGGCCTTGTTTTACCATCCGGTAATGACACACCAATGGAAATTGATTCGACGGCACAAAGTTCTCTCCGAGATCGCATCAGTCTCTGCAATGAAGTCTATCAAactgctgtaaaaaaaataaaaactgaagAAATGTGGTCTTTATATATAGATTGTATATTGGAAATTAATCATGAGACTGGTTCTCTACCGAATTACAAAAGAAAGCTACTCAGAAATGCTTTGACACAAGCTCACCAGGCTGGtaaattaagagaaaaatattatttgcaATGG attGGCATGCTGAGTACTAATAAGAAAGACGAGAATGATCAAAAACGATTGTACGAAGTTCTATGTTGGGCTACAGATGCATTACCGAAAAGCGTCGATCTTTGGCAAGCAAGATTAAGATATCATCTTGCCTTTGGCCAAGAAGATAGTGCCACAGCTGCTTTTGTCAAG GCAACGGAAATTTTGGGGGAAAAATCACTGCCCTTATGGAAAATGAGGTTGTTGCACGTTCAGACTAAGAGCCCAGAGGAAAccgaacaaatttttcaagcagCGTTACAAGAGGGACCAACTATTGCAAAGGATATGAAACCGACATACATCGAATGGCTAGTTCTCACCAAAA GTATTCAAGTTGCACGAAAGGTATACGATAATTTGTGCCTTCAACCACCCCCCTGCTTGGAATTGCACAAGAAAATGGCTGCTATAGAAATGATGCAGCCTGAGGTGTCGTTGAAACATGCTCGCCGTCCACATGAAATGGCTACATTGCAGTTTGGCAAAACAAATACAGATGTATGGATGGACTACATTATGTTTGAGTTAAAAGCAGGAGACCCTAAAAAGGTGGGTGAAATTCATGTGAGAGCTGTGAAAACATTGGAAGCCGTACTTACAGATAATTTCATTTCTGAATTCAGTTTGATTAAAACGAATTCAGATGCTATTGAACAAGTCCAATGA
- the LOC124307616 gene encoding tektin-2 isoform X2 produces the protein MAKSVTTYEKPTPHISLPDWYAKQWELQQSANTRRNDAFELRNAARQIRSETKIKTEWDTYVNNTRLADRVTELSRWRELTEKQLEKLNHEIQLLKDERSDTEKELENLNLPLQVTAECISMRDCRRGTELTYDEANDELKKELCVIEGVKQLLTNRTISYEAWKDHCRYSKLLADNEMSDTYNFREAMQVVRERARNDIRAQQDVSDFTLRKRIYQTQKARNELDWQKMKMQKEMDIMLKEIARLEDALLAKIDAIKCAETRLENRTYRPGFELCRDEADLGLKDEVLQLRQTREDLINKINCAKATYNGLESLLIRIDKNLDDKQHSLMTDIMCLDMRARLKTGDRAPLANETDRNIVLTRMEQEIPIES, from the exons ATGGCTAAATCTGTAACCACGTATGAGAAGCCTACGCCACATATTA GCTTACCGGATTGGTATGCAAAGCAATGGGAACTTCAGCAATCTGCCAATACCCGTAGGAATGACGCCTTTGAATTACGCAATGCAGCCCGTCAGATACGCtcagaaacaaaaattaaaaccgAATGGGATACGTACGTGAATAATACTCGACTAGCAGATCG AGTTACTGAACTGTCAAGATGGCGTGAACTCACTGAAAAACAACTTGAGAAATTAAATCATGAAATACAACTTTTGAAAGATGAACGTAGCGACACTGAAAAAGAGTTGGAAAACTTGAACTTGCCACTCCAAGTTACTGCTGAGTGTATTTCGATGAGAGATTGCAGAAGGGGTACGGAACTAACTTATGACGAGGCTAATGATGAGTTGAAAAAGGAGCTTTGTGTTATCGAAGGCGTTAAGCAGTTATTAACCAATAG AACTATCTCTTACGAAGCATGGAAGGACCACTGTCGCTACTCCAAACTTTTAGCTGATAACGAAATGAGTGACACATACAATTTTCGAGAGGCCATGCAAGTTGTTAGAGAAAGAGCCAGGAATGATATAAGAGCTCAGCAAGATGTCTCAGACTTTACGTTGCGAAAGAGAATATATCAAACGCAAAAAGCGCGAAACGAACTAGACtggcaaaaaatgaaa ATGCAAAAGGAAATGGATATAATGTTGAAAGAGATAGCAAGATTGGAAGATGCACTTTTGGCTAAAATTGATGCAATTAAGTGTGCTGAGACAAGATTGGAAAATCGTACATATCGTCCGGGTTTTGAGCTTTGTAGAGATGAGGCAGATTTGGGGCTCAAGGATGAAGTATTGCAATTAAGACAAACTCGAGAAGAtcttataaataaaatcaattgtGCGAA AGCAACATACAACGGCTTGGAATCACTCCTGATTCGAATTGACAAAAACTTGGATGACAAGCAGCATTCTCTGATGACAGACATCATGTGCTTGGATATGAGAGCTCGATTAAAAACAGGCGACCGCGCACCATTGGCCAATGAAACTGATCGCAATATAGTGCTGACGCGCATGGAGCAAGAAATACCAATTGAATCataa